The following are from one region of the Microbacterium sp. BK668 genome:
- a CDS encoding sulfite exporter TauE/SafE family protein, with protein MVELTPLLWSLLALGALIVGLSKTALPGGSTLAVALFAAVLPARTSTAALLVLLIVGDALALLMYRRHADWKTLLRLAPAVAGGLLVGVAFLALADDDGVRRTIGAILLLVVAFTFWLRRRTAAAPPLGAGGRAAAIGYGTLGGFTTMVANAGGPVMSMYFLASRFEVKAFLGTAAWFFAIVNIAKLPFAIGLGLLTTQTLLIDLVLVPAVIVGGLAGRLLADRMNQAVFERVVYLLTIVAAVYLLL; from the coding sequence ATGGTCGAGCTCACCCCGCTCCTGTGGAGCCTGCTCGCGCTCGGCGCGCTCATCGTGGGGCTGTCGAAGACAGCGCTTCCCGGCGGCAGCACCCTCGCCGTAGCGCTCTTCGCCGCCGTCCTGCCCGCGCGCACGTCGACCGCGGCCCTTCTCGTGCTGCTGATCGTGGGCGACGCGCTCGCCCTGCTGATGTATCGGCGGCACGCGGACTGGAAGACGCTCCTGCGTCTCGCTCCGGCGGTCGCCGGGGGCCTTCTCGTCGGCGTGGCGTTCCTCGCGCTCGCCGACGACGACGGCGTCCGGCGGACGATCGGGGCCATCCTGCTGCTCGTCGTCGCCTTCACCTTCTGGCTCCGCCGTCGCACCGCGGCAGCGCCGCCGCTCGGCGCCGGCGGGCGTGCGGCGGCGATCGGCTACGGCACCCTCGGCGGCTTCACGACGATGGTCGCCAACGCCGGCGGCCCCGTGATGTCGATGTACTTCCTCGCGTCCCGCTTCGAGGTGAAGGCATTCCTCGGGACGGCGGCGTGGTTCTTCGCGATCGTCAACATCGCCAAGCTCCCCTTCGCGATCGGCCTGGGGCTGCTGACGACGCAGACGCTGCTGATCGACCTCGTGCTCGTGCCGGCCGTCATCGTCGGGGGACTCGCGGGGCGCCTGCTCGCCGACCGCATGAACCAGGCGGTCTTCGAGCGCGTCGTCTATCTGCTGACCATCGTGGCCGCGGTCTACCTGCTCTTGTGA
- a CDS encoding GAP family protein — MDTLILHIVPIAIAVAFSTVPILAVIVILLSPFGSRSAIPFLVGWVSGLFLVALLMTVLAQFLPDHRVPGRSERTIGWLEIAVGAAIVVAGAWTMLRSRRRSEHATPKWLASIEKLGPWSSLGFGLLLNVRPKGLLLAIATGLALQADAQTPTETAVALVLYTAIGSSTVVIPVIASIVARKEVQPRLVAAREWLLGHGDVLTGAILVFVGIIVVVVGVQRL; from the coding sequence ATGGACACGCTCATCCTGCACATCGTGCCGATCGCCATCGCCGTCGCGTTCAGCACCGTGCCGATCCTCGCGGTGATCGTCATCCTGCTCTCGCCCTTCGGCTCGCGCTCGGCGATCCCGTTCCTGGTCGGATGGGTGTCGGGACTCTTCCTCGTCGCCCTGCTCATGACCGTCCTCGCGCAGTTCCTGCCCGACCATCGAGTCCCGGGACGCTCGGAGAGGACGATCGGCTGGCTCGAGATCGCAGTCGGGGCGGCGATCGTCGTCGCGGGCGCGTGGACGATGCTCCGCTCCCGCAGACGATCCGAGCACGCCACCCCCAAGTGGTTGGCGTCCATCGAGAAGCTCGGCCCATGGTCCTCGCTCGGGTTCGGCCTCCTGCTGAACGTCCGGCCGAAGGGCCTGCTGCTCGCCATCGCGACCGGCCTCGCGCTGCAGGCCGATGCCCAGACCCCGACCGAGACGGCCGTCGCCCTGGTCCTCTACACGGCGATCGGCTCCTCGACGGTCGTGATCCCCGTCATCGCCTCCATCGTCGCGCGCAAGGAGGTGCAGCCGAGGCTCGTGGCGGCACGCGAGTGGCTGCTGGGCCACGGAGATGTCCTGACGGGCGCGATCCTCGTTTTCGTCGGCATCATCGTCGTCGTCGTGGGCGTGCAGCGCCTGTAG
- a CDS encoding CsbD family protein produces MGLDDKIRNTAEKAGGKAKEAFGDATDNERLEAEGQADQTKADLKQAGENVKDAFK; encoded by the coding sequence ATGGGACTCGACGACAAGATCAGAAACACCGCCGAGAAGGCGGGCGGCAAGGCCAAGGAAGCCTTCGGCGACGCCACCGACAACGAGCGCCTCGAGGCCGAAGGTCAGGCCGACCAGACGAAGGCCGACCTGAAGCAGGCCGGCGAGAACGTCAAGGACGCCTTCAAGTAA
- a CDS encoding NADPH:quinone reductase: MKAVVYSSRGESSVLRLVDRDAPHAGPGEVRVRIHVSAVNPTDWKARRGGAPLERPQVPNQDGAGVVDEVGEGVTDLRPGEPVWVWDAADQRPDGTAQELVVLPRRQVVALPEDAGFDVGASLGIPALTAHHALAASAEGPAELTRGSLAGRTVLVAGGAGAVGHAAIQLAVWAGAVVIATVSSDAKAALAKAAGAHHVVDYTASDAAARITELAPSGVDIVVEVNVAANASLDAAVAGPDAVVSSYADAPGATEVAIPIRPSMGKNIRWQFILTYTIATDQKDAAVRAVAAAVADGALPVGEEHGLPLARYPLAETAAAHDAVEKGFVGKVLIDVG; the protein is encoded by the coding sequence ATGAAAGCTGTCGTGTACTCGTCCCGTGGCGAATCCTCCGTCCTCCGGCTCGTCGATCGCGACGCGCCGCATGCCGGACCGGGCGAGGTCCGGGTGCGCATCCACGTCTCGGCGGTCAATCCGACCGACTGGAAGGCCCGCCGTGGCGGAGCGCCGCTGGAGCGGCCCCAGGTCCCGAACCAGGACGGCGCAGGTGTCGTCGACGAGGTGGGCGAGGGCGTGACGGATCTGCGGCCGGGCGAGCCGGTGTGGGTGTGGGATGCCGCCGACCAGCGGCCCGACGGGACCGCGCAGGAGCTCGTGGTGCTGCCGCGGCGCCAGGTCGTGGCTCTTCCCGAGGACGCGGGGTTCGACGTCGGCGCCTCGCTCGGCATCCCCGCGCTGACGGCTCACCATGCCCTCGCGGCGAGCGCGGAGGGCCCGGCGGAGCTGACGCGCGGCTCACTCGCGGGCCGGACGGTCCTGGTCGCAGGCGGAGCGGGCGCGGTCGGGCACGCGGCCATCCAGCTCGCGGTGTGGGCGGGCGCCGTCGTGATAGCGACGGTCAGCAGCGACGCCAAGGCGGCGCTGGCGAAGGCCGCGGGTGCCCACCACGTCGTGGACTACACGGCTTCGGACGCGGCGGCACGGATCACCGAGCTCGCGCCGTCGGGCGTCGACATCGTGGTCGAGGTGAACGTCGCCGCGAACGCGTCGCTCGACGCCGCGGTCGCCGGGCCGGACGCCGTCGTCTCGTCGTATGCCGACGCGCCGGGAGCCACCGAGGTCGCCATCCCGATCCGGCCGAGCATGGGCAAGAACATCCGCTGGCAGTTCATCCTGACCTACACGATCGCCACGGATCAGAAGGATGCCGCGGTCCGCGCCGTCGCGGCGGCCGTCGCCGACGGGGCTCTGCCGGTGGGCGAGGAGCACGGCCTGCCCCTGGCGCGCTATCCGCTCGCCGAGACCGCTGCCGCACACGACGCGGTCGAGAAGGGGTTCGTCGGCAAAGTGCTCATCGACGTGGGATGA